In Bicyclus anynana chromosome 1, ilBicAnyn1.1, whole genome shotgun sequence, a single window of DNA contains:
- the LOC112050120 gene encoding ras-related protein Rab6 isoform X2 codes for MSTSGEFGNPLRKFKLVFLGEQSVGKTSLITRFMYDSFDNTYQATIGIDFLSKTMYLEDRTVRLQLWDTAGQERFRSLIPSYIRDSTVAVVVYDITNANSFHQTSKWIDDVRTERGSDVIIMLVGNKTDLSDKRQVSTEDGDRKAKELNVMFIETSAKAGYNVKQLFRRVAAALPGMDSAESKPPEDMHEVILRQAPGDSKEPDSGCAC; via the exons ATGTCTACGTCGGGTGAATTCGGTAATCCCTTGCGCAAGTTTAAGCTCGTATTCCTGGGCGAACAGAGCG TGGGAAAAACGTCGCTCATCACTAGGTTCATGTACGATAGTTTTGACAATACTTACCAG GCAACTATCGGTATAGACTTCCTCTCGAAGACAATGTATCTGGAGGACCGTACAGTGAGACTGCAGCTGTGGGACACGGCGGGACAGGAGCGGTTCCGCTCACTCATACCTTCCTACATCAGGGACTCCACCGTTGCAGTAGTTGTCTACGACATCACca ACGCAAACTCATTTCACCAGACATCGAAGTGGATCGATGACGTGCGCACGGAGCGCGGCTCTGACGTCATCATCATGCTGGTGGGCAACAAGACGGACCTGTCGGACAAGCGACAGGTCTCCACCGAGGACGGCGACCGCAAGGCCAAGGAGCTCAACGTTATGTTCATAGAGACCAGTGCCAAGGCTGGCTATAATGTTAAACAG TTATTCCGACGGGTAGCAGCCGCACTGCCCGGCATGGATTCAGCGGAGAGCAAGCCTCCTGAAGACA TGCACGAGGTGATCCTGCGACAGGCGCCCGGCGACAGCAAGGAGCCCGACAGCGGCTGCGCGTGTTAA
- the LOC112050120 gene encoding ras-related protein Rab-6A isoform X1: MSTSGEFGNPLRKFKLVFLGEQSVGKTSLITRFMYDSFDNTYQATIGIDFLSKTMYLEDRTVRLQLWDTAGQERFRSLIPSYIRDSTVAVVVYDITNANSFHQTSKWIDDVRTERGSDVIIMLVGNKTDLSDKRQVSTEDGDRKAKELNVMFIETSAKAGYNVKQLFRRVAAALPGMDSAESKPPEDTVDLQTQSPMGSEQEGSESGCVC, translated from the exons ATGTCTACGTCGGGTGAATTCGGTAATCCCTTGCGCAAGTTTAAGCTCGTATTCCTGGGCGAACAGAGCG TGGGAAAAACGTCGCTCATCACTAGGTTCATGTACGATAGTTTTGACAATACTTACCAG GCAACTATCGGTATAGACTTCCTCTCGAAGACAATGTATCTGGAGGACCGTACAGTGAGACTGCAGCTGTGGGACACGGCGGGACAGGAGCGGTTCCGCTCACTCATACCTTCCTACATCAGGGACTCCACCGTTGCAGTAGTTGTCTACGACATCACca ACGCAAACTCATTTCACCAGACATCGAAGTGGATCGATGACGTGCGCACGGAGCGCGGCTCTGACGTCATCATCATGCTGGTGGGCAACAAGACGGACCTGTCGGACAAGCGACAGGTCTCCACCGAGGACGGCGACCGCAAGGCCAAGGAGCTCAACGTTATGTTCATAGAGACCAGTGCCAAGGCTGGCTATAATGTTAAACAG TTATTCCGACGGGTAGCAGCCGCACTGCCCGGCATGGATTCAGCGGAGAGCAAGCCTCCTGAAGACA CTGTCGACCTGCAGACTCAGTCGCCCATGGGCTCGGAGCAGGAGGGCAGCGAGAGCGGCTGCGTGTGCTGA